One window of the Niallia circulans genome contains the following:
- the galE gene encoding UDP-glucose 4-epimerase GalE — MILVVGGAGYIGSHLVKELVEKEEVIVLDNLATGHEETVDSRAIFVKGDLGNADDLEAIFSKYPIKAVMHFAAYSLVGESVQDPYKYYENNVANTLMLLNVMLKHNVKNFIFSSTAATYGIPKEEIIVETSETAPINPYGRSKLMVEQILADFHAAYGLHYVVLRYFNAAGAHVSGEIGENHDPETHLIPIILQQLLGERESISVFGTDYPTEDGTCIRDYIHVTDLANAHIAALDALLNGTKEAETYNLGNGVGYSVKQVIEMCEKVTGTKANVILGDRRSGDPARLVASSEKIFSELGWKAERGLETIIESAWKWHNK, encoded by the coding sequence ATGATATTAGTAGTAGGTGGGGCTGGCTATATTGGCAGTCATTTGGTTAAAGAATTAGTAGAGAAAGAAGAAGTGATCGTATTAGATAATCTTGCAACAGGTCACGAGGAAACAGTAGATTCCCGTGCTATTTTTGTAAAAGGAGATCTAGGAAATGCAGACGATTTAGAAGCGATTTTTTCTAAATATCCAATTAAAGCAGTTATGCATTTTGCAGCATATAGTCTAGTTGGAGAATCTGTTCAAGATCCATATAAATATTATGAGAATAATGTAGCCAATACATTAATGTTATTAAATGTTATGTTAAAACATAATGTGAAAAACTTTATTTTCTCTTCAACGGCGGCTACATATGGAATTCCAAAAGAAGAAATAATTGTAGAAACATCAGAAACAGCACCTATTAATCCTTATGGTAGATCAAAATTAATGGTAGAGCAAATTTTAGCTGATTTTCATGCAGCATATGGTCTTCATTATGTGGTTTTACGCTATTTCAATGCTGCTGGTGCTCATGTATCGGGTGAAATCGGGGAAAATCATGATCCAGAAACACACTTAATTCCTATTATTCTTCAGCAATTATTAGGAGAGAGAGAGTCTATTTCTGTCTTTGGCACAGATTATCCGACTGAGGATGGGACATGCATTCGTGATTACATCCATGTGACAGATTTAGCAAATGCTCACATAGCTGCATTAGACGCTCTATTAAATGGAACAAAAGAAGCAGAAACTTACAATCTAGGCAATGGAGTAGGCTATTCCGTCAAACAAGTAATTGAAATGTGTGAAAAGGTTACTGGCACAAAGGCAAATGTGATTTTAGGTGACAGAAGATCAGGCGACCCTGCAAGATTAGTTGCTTCCTCGGAGAAAATATTCAGCGAACTAGGCTGGAAAGCAGAAAGAGGATTAGAGACAATTATTGAAAGTGCATGGAAATGGCACAATAAATAA
- a CDS encoding VOC family protein, which produces MFNINKVHHIAIICSNYEVSKHFYVELLGFKPINEVYREERDSYKLDLLVNNIYQIELFSFPNPRERPSYPEAAGLRHIAFEVNNIEETVQYLQSNNITVEDIRIDPFTNKKFTFFADPDGLPIELYEA; this is translated from the coding sequence ATGTTTAATATAAATAAGGTTCATCATATAGCGATTATTTGCAGCAATTACGAAGTATCAAAACATTTTTATGTGGAACTTTTAGGTTTTAAGCCTATAAATGAAGTATACAGAGAAGAAAGAGATTCTTATAAGCTAGACCTTTTAGTAAACAATATCTATCAAATCGAACTATTTTCCTTTCCTAATCCAAGAGAAAGACCAAGTTATCCTGAGGCTGCCGGCTTACGTCATATTGCCTTTGAAGTGAATAATATAGAAGAAACTGTACAGTATTTACAATCGAATAATATTACAGTTGAAGATATTCGGATCGATCCTTTTACGAACAAAAAGTTTACTTTTTTTGCTGATCCTGATGGGTTACCAATTGAATTATATGAGGCTTAA